Genomic DNA from Brenneria izadpanahii:
GGCCGAGATAATATCCGTCCTTATCCACCAGCCTTAATAGGTTCTCCTCGACCAGCGCGTTGACCAGGCGGTGTGTGGTGCTGCGCGAAGTGCCGACATAAGCGCCGATGGATTTCAAATCACGATGACCAGCGGCCACGGCATCAATAACCGATAACCCTCTTAGCAGCGTCTGAACACCACTGGGTCCCGCAGCGCTATCCGATTTCATCGTCCTTCCCCTGTAACCAAATATGAATTGTGGTCATTTTTAGCACAGGTATGCGGTGTCCTTTTGTGATGCGCCCCGCAGAACTCTACAATGTGGTCATTCGTCCCATATATAGGGATTTTTTCCATTTAATAGAAGGGATGCATCTCTCAAGGCCCGTCTGAAAAAACTGCCGTTGAAAGAACTGAAAGATGGCAATCTCCATCGCCAAAAGATGTGCGCTTTCGCAAGGGGAAAAAGTTCGGCTGGAACCACATGCCGTACCGCAACGGATGGCGTACACGGCATTGCAGGACGATTCAAAGCAGGAGGTTCGATTGAGTGGCGGGAAACTCGTTGCGGGCCATTGTTTGGGCGTGAATGTGCCAGCCCGCAGGGATTATGGGTTCGTTATAGGGGCGTTTGGGAACAAACGGTTTCCGCACCCGCAGTGAAGTGATTCCTCGTTATCGATCTCCCGGATAACGCCTTTCAGAAATTAGCCCCACCGCAGCGATAAATTGAACGCCCCATGATTAATGCAAATATCACCGATTCTTGAAATTCGGCCGGCGCTTTTCCCGGAAAGCGGCCATGCCCTCCTTTTGATCTTCGGTAGCGAACAGGGCGTGAAACATGCGTCTTTCGAAGCGCGAACCTTCGGCCAAAGAGCTTTCGTAGGCGCGATTAACCGACTCTTTAGCGGCAAGCACCGCAGGACGGCTCTTCGCGGCGATGCATTCGGCGACCTTGAGGGCTTCGTCAAGCAACTCTTTGGCCGGCACAACGCGGCTCACTAAGCCGCAACGTTCCGCCTCGGCCGCGTCCATAACCCGGCCGGTAAGCACCATCTCCATGGCTTTGGGTTTGCCAATAAAACGGGTCAGGCGTTGCGTTCCACCGGCCCCTGGAATGATGCCCAACGTGATTTCCGGCTGCCCGAATTTGGCGGTATCGGCGGCCAGGATGACATCACACATCATTGCCATCTCACAGCCGCCGCCGAGCGCATATCCGGCTACGGCGGCGATTACCGGCTTTCTGACTTTGGAGACGACTTCCCAGCCTTCGGTGAAGTGGTCTTTATCATAGCATTTTGTAATAAAATCAGTTACATAACATTCAGTGAAGGTTTTATCCATCATCTCTTTGATATCGGCGCCGGCGGCGAAAGCCTTCTCGTCGCCGGTAATAACAATGGCGCCGATTTCATCATCGGATTCAAAGCGATCAAGCGCCGTTACTAATTCCGCAATCAGGGGGCTCGACAGAGCATTCAGCGCCTTTGGCCGATTTAAACGGATTAGGGCGACATGGCCTTTGATTTCAACAAGTAGATTTTCGTAGTCCATAACATGATTCTCCATTGTTAATAGGTGATATCTAGCGCGTCGGTTCCGGCTTCTCGCCGGAATAGTCGTAAAAACCACGCCCCGCTTTACGTCCGAGCCAACCTGCCTCGACATATTTTACCAACAGCGGGCATGGGCGGTATTTGCAGTCGGCGAATTCGTGATGCAGCACTTGCATAATCGCCAAACAGGTATCGAGGCCGATGAAATCAGCCAGTTCGAACGGCCCCATCGGCTGGTTGGCTCCCAGTTTCATGGCATTGTCGATATCGCCGACCGATGCAACGCCCTCATAGAGGGTGTAAATCGCCTCATTAATCATCGGCAGCAAGATGCGATTGACGGCAAATCCGGGAAAATCCTCGACGCTGAC
This window encodes:
- a CDS encoding enoyl-CoA hydratase; the encoded protein is MDYENLLVEIKGHVALIRLNRPKALNALSSPLIAELVTALDRFESDDEIGAIVITGDEKAFAAGADIKEMMDKTFTECYVTDFITKCYDKDHFTEGWEVVSKVRKPVIAAVAGYALGGGCEMAMMCDVILAADTAKFGQPEITLGIIPGAGGTQRLTRFIGKPKAMEMVLTGRVMDAAEAERCGLVSRVVPAKELLDEALKVAECIAAKSRPAVLAAKESVNRAYESSLAEGSRFERRMFHALFATEDQKEGMAAFREKRRPNFKNR